One Arvicanthis niloticus isolate mArvNil1 chromosome 13, mArvNil1.pat.X, whole genome shotgun sequence genomic window carries:
- the Shisa8 gene encoding protein shisa-8 isoform X2, producing the protein MERAGARGQRCGRRPHGLPLALRLALLLAGSPSGRAGAPEEQETAASGTVAPAGGDRCRGYYDVMGQWDPPFNCSSGVYSFCCGTCGYRFCCHDGPRRLDQSRCSNYDTPAWVQTGRPPARARDTVAPRDPARERSHTAVYAVCGVAALLVLVGIGARLGLERAHSPRARRTVTRTLTELLKQPSPQEPLPPPLGPPLGNCVQVQMGDGVLRGSPHNSTDKKRLNNVPLGSVTPGPPRGPRLQGGGSLTLQPDYSKFATLKAAALKATAGAEQPDSLHPVPPTPTLRRGCTPGLLSTFFLYRDGPADPPCTGPAASGGLACAARRLSLGPSGLRTSRRPGLIGPLCRLDCRPPREAAAP; encoded by the exons ATGGAGCGCGCTGGGGCGCGGGGACAGCGCTGTGGCCGGCGCCCCCATGGGCTCCCGCTCGCGCTCCGGCTGGCGCTGCTGCTGGCCGGGTCGCCGTCGGGCCGCGCGGGGGCTCCCGAGGAGCAGGAGACCGCAGCGTCCGGCACGGTGGCACCGGCGGGAGGGGACCGCTGCCGCGGCTATTACGACGTGATGGGCCAGTGGGACCCGCCCTTCAACTGCAGCTCGGGCGTCTACAGCTTCTGCTGCGGCACGTGCGGCTACCGCTTCTGTTGCCACGACGGCCCGCGCCGCCTGGACCAAAGCCGCTGCTCCAACTACGACACACCGGCCTGGGTGCAGACTGGCCGGCCGCCTGCCCGCGCCCGTGACACCGTCGCCCCGCGCGACCCTGCCCGCGAGCGCAGCCACACTGCGGTCTACGCGGTGTGCGGTGTCGCCGCGCTACTTGTGCTGGTCGGCATCGGGGCACGTCTGGGCCTGGAGCGAGCGCACAGCCCCCGCGCTCGGCGCACGGTGACCAG GACACTGACAGAACTTCTCAAGCAGCCAAGCCCCCAAGAACCATTGCCTCCGCCTCTGGGTCCACCCCTGGGTAACTGTGTGCAGGTACAAATGGGTGACGGTGTTCTCCGGGGTTCCCCCCACAACAGCACAG ACAAGAAACGCCTCAATAATGTGCCTCTGGGGTCCGTCACCCCGGGACCCCCGCGCGGCCCGAGGCTGCAGGGTGGTGGCAGTCTGACTTTGCAGCCTGACTACTCCAAGTTTGCTACTCTCAAAGCAGCTGCGCTCAAGGCCACAG CAGGCGCTGAGCAGCCTGACTCCCTTCACCCTGTTCCCCCTACTCCCACCCTACGCAGAGGCTGCACCCCAGGACTTCTATCAACGTTTTTCCTCTACCGAGACGGGCCCGCGGACCCTCCCTGCACGGGCCCCGCGGCCTCCGGAGGACTTGCCTGCGCTGCTCGACGCCTGTCCCTGGGCCCCTCCGGGTTACGTACCTCCCGCCGGCCCGGTCTCATCGGTCCCTTATGCCGCCTGGACTGCCGGCCGCCCCGCGAGGCCGCTGCCCCGTAG
- the Tnfrsf13c gene encoding tumor necrosis factor receptor superfamily member 13C, producing MGARRLRVRSRRSRDSPVPTQCNQTECFDPLLRNCVSCELFHTPDTGHTSSLEPGTALQPQEGFGLRPDVALLFGAPALLGLVLALTLVGLVSLVSWKWRQQLRMASPDTSEGVQQESLENVFVPSSETLHASAPTWPPLKEDADNALPRHSIPVPATELGSTELVTTKTAGPEQ from the exons ATGGGCGCCAGAAGGCTCCGGGTCAGAAGCCGGAGGAGCCGGGACAGCCCGGTGCCCACCCAATGCAATCAGACCGAGTGCTTCGACCCTCTGTTGCGAAACTGCGTGTCCTGTGAGCTCTTCCACACACCGGACACTGGACATA CAAGCAGCCTGGAGCCCGGGACAGCTCTGCAGCCTCAGGAGGGCTTCGGGCTGAGACCCGACGTGGCACTGCTCTTCGGTGCCCCAGCGCTCCTGGGACTGGTGCTGGCGCTGACCCTAGTGGGTCTGGTGAGTCTGGTGAGCTGGAAATGGCGGCAACAGCTCAGGATGGCCTCCCCGGACACTTCAGAAGGAGTCCAACAAG AGTCCCTGGAAAATGTCTTTGTACCCTCCTCAGAAACCCTTCATGCCTCAGCCCCTACCTGGCCTCCACTCAAAGAAGATGCAGACAATGCCCTGCCACGCCACAGCATCCCAGTGCCGGCCACAGAACTCGGCTCCACTGAGCTGGTGACCACCAAGACAGCTGGCCCTGAGCAATAG